From the genome of Canis lupus familiaris isolate Mischka breed German Shepherd chromosome 8, alternate assembly UU_Cfam_GSD_1.0, whole genome shotgun sequence, one region includes:
- the LOC100683263 gene encoding LOW QUALITY PROTEIN: myozenin-1-like (The sequence of the model RefSeq protein was modified relative to this genomic sequence to represent the inferred CDS: substituted 1 base at 1 genomic stop codon), whose protein sequence is MPLSGTPAPNKKRKSSKLIMELTGGGWESSGLNLGKKISVPRDVMLEELSLLTNRGSKMFKLRQMWVEKFIYENHPDVFSDSSMDHFQKFLPTVGGQLGTAGQGFSYSKGSSGGQAGGSGSATHHGSDQHHHQGSGSGSGGTGGPGGKTGRGGAAGTAGVGETGTGDQMGGEGKHITVFKTYISLWERAMGVDSQQKVELGIDLLAYGAKPELPXYKSFNRTAMSYGGYEKASKRMTFQMPKFDLGPLVSEPLVLYNQSLSNRPSFSRTPIPWLSSGERVDYNVDIGIPLDGETEEL, encoded by the coding sequence ATGCCGCTCTCAGGAACCCCAGCCCCCAACAAGAAGAGGAAATCCAGCAAGCTAATCATGGAACTCACTGGAGGTGGATGGGAGAGCTCAGGCCTGAACTTGGGCAAGAAGATCAGTGTCCCAAGGGATGTGATGTTGGAAGAGCTGTCGCTGCTCACTAATAGGGGCTCCAAGATGTTCAAACTGCGGCAGATGTGGgtagagaaatttatttatgaaaaccaCCCTGATGTCTTCTCCGACAGCTCAATGGATCACTTCCAGAAGTTCCTTCCCACTGTTGGGGGACAGCTGGGCACAGCTGGTCAGGGATTCTCCTATAGCAAAGGCAGCAGTGGAGGCCAGGCAGGGGGAAGTGGCTCTGCCACACATCATGGCTCTGACCAGCATCACCATCAGGGCTCTGGGTCTGGATCTGGGGGTACAGGTGGTCCTGGGGGCAAGACTGGCAGAGGAGGAGCTGCTGGAACAGCAGGGGTTGGCGAAACAGGAACAGGAGACCAGATGGGTGGAGAAGGAAAACATATCACTGTGTTCAAGACCTATATTTCCCTATGGGAGCGAGCCATGGGGGTGGACTCTCAGCAGAAAGTGGAGCTTGGCATCGACTTACTGGCCTATGGGGCCAAACCTGAACTTCCCTAATATAAGTCCTTTAACAGGACGGCAATGTCTTATGGTGGATATGAGAAGGCCTCCAAACGCATGACCTTCCAGATGCCCAAGTTTGACCTGGGGCCTCTAGTGAGTGAACCCTTGGTCCTCTACAACCAGAGCCTCTCCAACAGGCCTTCTTTCAGTCGAACCCCTATTCCTTGGCTGAGCTCTGGGGAACGAGTAGATTACAATGTGGATATTGGCATCCCCTTGGATGGAGAAACAGAGGAGCTGTGA